The genomic stretch CAAGACAGATGTTTCTTGGCACAATGACAATTTTTACATTCGGAACCGTTATATGTGCAATCGCGCCGACTTTCGCTATACTTTTAACCGGAAGACTGTTACAAGCAGTAGGGACAGGATTATTAATTCCAATCGTTTTTAACACATTTTTACTCATTTTCCCTCCAGAACGCAGGGGAAGTGTGATGGGGACGATCGGTCTCGTGATTATGTTTGCCCCGGCCATTGGCCCAACCCTTTCAGGCGTAATCGTGGACAACCTTGGTTGGAGATATCTGTTTATTACCGTTATTCCTTTCGCACTGTTTTCCATAGGATTTGGCTACAAGTTCCTTCGCAATGTTGGTGAGGTAACGAAGCCTAAAGTTGATATTCTTTCGATACTCTTCTCAACATTAGGATTTGGAGGCGTTGTACTTGGATTTAGTTTTGCGGGTGAGGGTGAAGTTGGCTATTTAGCTCCGCAAGTCTTTTTACCTCTTGTGATCGGGGTTGTTTCCCTGATTATCTTTGTACTTCGTCAGTTGAAATTAAAAGAACCAATGCTTGATGTACGAGTGTTTAAATACCCGATGTTTACAGTTGCCGTCTTGCTCTTTATTATCATTATAATGGCGATGTTCTCATCTGAAATTATTTTACCGATGTACATGCAGGGTCCGCTTGGATTATCGCCACAAACGGCTGGATTGATTCTACTGCCTGGTGCGCTGTTAAATGGCTTAATGTCACCAGTAATGGGGAAGTTATTCGATAAGTTTGGACCAAGGAAATTAATAATTCCTGCTGCTCTTGTATTGACCGGTGTTATGTTCGTGTTCAGTACAGTGAAGGTTGATACATCCATTGTGTTAATTGCTTCCACTTATATTTTGCTCATGCTTTCGATTTCAGCAATCATGATGCCAGCTCAAACAAATGGACTAAATGGACTTCCCAAAAACCTTTATCCACACGGAACGGCTATCATGAATACGCTGCAACCTGTTTCAGGAGCCATCGGCGTCTCTGTTTTCATTAGCATCATGACAACACGTCAACAGACTTATCTCGATAATGCTGCTAAC from Bacillus sp. Cs-700 encodes the following:
- a CDS encoding MDR family MFS transporter; its protein translation is MEEKETYEFLADDPNFNVKPVMISLIIGAFFAILNETLLNIALTTLMEKFSVTPATVQWMATGFLLVMGILTPVSALLLQSYTTRQMFLGTMTIFTFGTVICAIAPTFAILLTGRLLQAVGTGLLIPIVFNTFLLIFPPERRGSVMGTIGLVIMFAPAIGPTLSGVIVDNLGWRYLFITVIPFALFSIGFGYKFLRNVGEVTKPKVDILSILFSTLGFGGVVLGFSFAGEGEVGYLAPQVFLPLVIGVVSLIIFVLRQLKLKEPMLDVRVFKYPMFTVAVLLFIIIIMAMFSSEIILPMYMQGPLGLSPQTAGLILLPGALLNGLMSPVMGKLFDKFGPRKLIIPAALVLTGVMFVFSTVKVDTSIVLIASTYILLMLSISAIMMPAQTNGLNGLPKNLYPHGTAIMNTLQPVSGAIGVSVFISIMTTRQQTYLDNAANPADPSTISQSLVSGVELVYLVAFGFAAAGFLISLFIRKAMPEDRAGQTESSG